The Thalassotalea piscium sequence AGCTATAACCTGGAAGCTATAAGCTGCTTATTTAAATGTATTTGTTAATAACTAATTATCAAACATTGCTGAAATTGATTCTTCGTTACAAACGCGACGAATAGCTTCTGAAAGCATGCCACTTAACGTGAGTTGGCGTACTTTTTTAAGCTTTTTAATTTCGTCTGATAATGGAATAGAATCAGTTACTACAAATTCGTCAATAACAGAGTCTCTTAAGTTTTGTGCGGCATTTCCCGATAAGACAGGATGAGTTGCATAAGCAAAAACGCGTTTAGCTCCATGCTCTTTTAATGCTTCAGCCGCTTTACATAACGTACCGCCAGTATCTATCATATCATCTACAATAAAACAGTCTCGGCCAGCTACATCACCAATAATATGCATAACTTGCGCTACATTAGCTTTAGGGCGACGCTTATCAATAATAGCTAAATCAGCATCATCTAATAACTTAGCCACGGCTCTTGCACGGACAACACCACCAATGTCTGGAGATACAACGACTGGATTTTTAATTTTTTTCTCTAGCATGTCTTCAAGTAAAATAGGTGTTCCAAAAACATTATCTACTGGTACATCAAAAAAGCCTTGAATTTGCTCGGCGTGCAAATCAACCGTAAGAACACGGTCTACGCCAACGCTAGATAGGAAGTCAGCAACTACTTTTGCTGTTATAGGAACACGAGCACTGCGAACGCGTCTGTCTTGACGAGCATAACCAAAATAAGGCATTACCGCGGTAATTCGTCCTGCAGATGCACGACGAAGTGCATCTATCATAACAATAAGTTCCATTAGGTTATCGTTTGTAGGTGCGCAAGTAGATTGAATAATAAAAACGTCAGCTCCTCGAACATTTTCGGTTATTTCAACACTTATCTCACCATCACTAAAACTACCCACTTTGGCTTCGCCTAAGGTGATATATAGACGATTTGCTATTTGTTTAGCCAGTTCAGGGGTGGCGTTACCCGCAAAAATTTTCATGTCAGGCACAATCAGTTCCTCAGAAACTTATGACATTTTAATTACAACACAAAGTTATGAAGATAACTGAGCATTGGGTTGAGTAATACCAATAATAGTTGGCAAACTTGATATTTCCTAATTATTAGGTGGTATTGTTAATGCTATTTCTGCCAATGTACTATGCAAATTAGATTGATTAATACCTTGAGCTACAAACGATTCAATACCTTGCGGTAATTTTGATTGAATGAGCAAAGCCTCTTTTCTGGTAGTAAAACGTGAAAAAATACAAGCGCCAGTACCAGTCATACGAGACGGCGCGTATTCTACCAACCAAGTAAGTAGCTTGGCAACCTCAGGATAACGATTTATTACTAGAGTTTCGCAATCGTTTCGGCAGCTTTCTATCTCTACGTCATTGCTGGTTAGCCTTGGCGAGTTTCGAGGAAGATTTTTATCGTTAAAAATAGTTGCGGTTGAAATATGTACATCAGGTTTTGTGACTAAATACCAATATTCTTTAGGATAAACCGCTGATAACTGCTCACCAACACCTCGCGCTAAAGCCGCATAACCATTAATGAAAATGGGCACGTCAGCGCCAAGTGAAAGCCCCAACTTTGAAAGTGTTTGAATTGAAAGGTTAAGTTTCCATAATACATTAAGGGCGAGTAAAACTGTTGCCGCATTCGAAGACCCTCCGCCTAAACCACCCCCCATCGGTAAGATTTTTTTTATTTTAAGGTAAGCACCTGCAGAGCAGTTTGTATAGTTTTGTAATAATATGGCTGCTTTAACCATTAAATTGTCGTGATTGCTAACACCGGCTATCGGTGTTAATAAGTTAATCTCATTGCTACTTGTCGTTGTGGAAATTTCTATCAGATCGCCATAATCTAAAAATTGAAATAACGTTTCAAGTTCGTGGTAGCCATCTTCGCGACGACCTACTATATGCAGAAATAAATTTAGTTTAGCTGGCGAAGGGAAGGTATAAAAGGGTTGAGATATATTGTTCAAATTACAGCACCCACTGATTAATTATTAGTTTAATAGTTAAATTATTTTGTTTAATAGTGAGTCGTTTGGGTAAGGGAATACCATTTACTCTGGTATACTCACTATAAAGGATTTTCCAGACTTTATTGTCATAGTAACTATTTATAGATACAGGCAGTTGGGTGTCTTTATGATAAACAATATCGTCGTCTGAATTAAAGGGTAATGCTTT is a genomic window containing:
- the ispE gene encoding 4-(cytidine 5'-diphospho)-2-C-methyl-D-erythritol kinase, encoding MSQPFYTFPSPAKLNLFLHIVGRREDGYHELETLFQFLDYGDLIEISTTTSSNEINLLTPIAGVSNHDNLMVKAAILLQNYTNCSAGAYLKIKKILPMGGGLGGGSSNAATVLLALNVLWKLNLSIQTLSKLGLSLGADVPIFINGYAALARGVGEQLSAVYPKEYWYLVTKPDVHISTATIFNDKNLPRNSPRLTSNDVEIESCRNDCETLVINRYPEVAKLLTWLVEYAPSRMTGTGACIFSRFTTRKEALLIQSKLPQGIESFVAQGINQSNLHSTLAEIALTIPPNN
- a CDS encoding ribose-phosphate pyrophosphokinase; protein product: MPDMKIFAGNATPELAKQIANRLYITLGEAKVGSFSDGEISVEITENVRGADVFIIQSTCAPTNDNLMELIVMIDALRRASAGRITAVMPYFGYARQDRRVRSARVPITAKVVADFLSSVGVDRVLTVDLHAEQIQGFFDVPVDNVFGTPILLEDMLEKKIKNPVVVSPDIGGVVRARAVAKLLDDADLAIIDKRRPKANVAQVMHIIGDVAGRDCFIVDDMIDTGGTLCKAAEALKEHGAKRVFAYATHPVLSGNAAQNLRDSVIDEFVVTDSIPLSDEIKKLKKVRQLTLSGMLSEAIRRVCNEESISAMFDN